The DNA sequence CTAAGGAATATGCCAAGATCAAATACATCGATTTCGCGCTCCCCGCTGAGGGAGAAGAAGGCTATGAAGAGAAGATGGCCGCTGTCCGTGCGGATGTTGAGCGCTATAAGGCACGGGTTGAGGCAGGCGAAAACTTTGAACAGCTGATCTTTGAAAACACTAAGGAATACTATGAATCCACAGGCAGCACCACCGAAGCCAAATTGGCTGAGGAAGGCGAATATGATCTGCTCTTCTCCCGCAGCCAAGCGGTTCAGTATGGCCAGAACTTTGGGCCTGCCGCCTTTGATCTGGAAATCGGTGCGGTTTCCGTTGTGGAAGAGAAAGCCTTTATCTATATCATAAAGCGCATCAGCCCTCTGGATAAACCCGAGGAGTTGGAAAACTACCGCCAGACCCTTGTGAGTGCCATGAACAACGATGCATTCCAGAAGCTGTTGGATGAATGGGTAGCCGGTATGACCTTTACCACCAACGATGCCGCGCTAAAAAAATATACGCCCAACAAACTTAAAATTTCTTAATCCATTTGAATCCGAAGGACAGTTGCCGATAAAAAGGTGCTGTCCTTTTTTTTATGAAAAAAGCTCCAAAAAGATGCAATGGAATTTGTATCAAAGGGCTGTAATGCGGTGCGGGTGTATCCGCATGAAATCATTCTTCATCTTTCTTCGAGATGTTTTTTTCTGTGGGCCTGCCCTGCGCACATAAAAAAGGAACCTGTTTTATGTGCAAATGACCATAGTATGAATTTCTCTTTTTTGGGGAAAATTATATTGCACTTTGTGATGAAAACGTTTATAATATTATCTATATACCTAAGCGGCTTTGGCCAGGGGGCTTCTGGTGCCACTCTGGCGGATTCCCCTAGGATGTGTTCCAGCAGGAATGCCCGAGAAAGCCTTGACTTGTGATGATTAAAAACAGAAGGGACAAAAGTGTATGAAAAAGAGTGTATTTATTTCTGCGGTTGCTTTGTTTGTTGCAGCTGTGGGCGTTGTGATCGCCCTGACTGCTTATTTTAAAAATAAAAACAGCTATCTCTATGAGGATGACGACGATTTTCTCTTTGATGATCCCGATGATCTTGAGTATTATACTTCTGAAGCCGATGATCTCCCCGAAGAGGAAGAGCCTGAGGATGAGGATCTGGATACCCCTGTGCAGGGTTCTGACGAATAAGTTTTTTCCTAGCCATGTAAGAAGCTTTCTTTTACACAGCTTGCCAAGAACCGGCCGCTCGCATTGCGAATGGCTGGTTCTTTTGTCATATTGGCTATCAAAAGCGAAGGCCCCACGCGGCTTTGATTTATGTGGTATATGAAAGGAAATCCATCCAAATGGGGAGGATGTCCACAGAAAAGGTCTACTGCACTTTTGGCGGTTCAGCTGTTTATAGGGTAGAAAAGTCCCCAAAACCTTTTCCTCTTGATGCAAGGGCTTGCTAAGAATACTCACCCATGTTATACTGAAATACACCAACTGATTTGAGGTGACCTGAACTGAAGGTTTCAACAAAAGGGCGCTATGCCCTGCGGATGCTGCTTGATTTGGCAGAAAATAAGGATAAGGGCTTTATTGCCCTCAAGGATATTGCCGAGCGGCAAAACATATCCAAAAAATATTTGGAGCATATTGTCAGCCTTCTTGGTCAATCCAATGTTTTGCGGGCCAATCGGGGCTATCAAGGCGGCTATATGCTGGCACAGGAGCCCAGTGAATATACAGTGGGCCAGATTTTGCGCATTACAGAGGGATCATTTGTCCCGGTTGCCTGCATGGAGGATGAGCCCAACCGCTGCGACCGAAAGGATTTTTGTATGACCTTGCCTGTATGGGAGGGTCTTGGCCGGGTGATGGAGGATTATTTGAATCACATCACGCTGCAGGATATTCTGGATAGTGCCAATCAGAGGCAGGATGCCGCCTTGGCACATGAATAAAATATTGGTACGGGATTGATTTTTATAGTGTGAAAAAGGCCGGCACCGTTTTTTGTGGAGGCCTTTGCTGTAACCATTAAGCAAAGCCATTAAAAAAGGAGCCGCACAGTGAAAACTGTGTGGCTCCTTTTTTAATTATGGCAAACGGCGAATGCTGTTGTTTCTATTTAGCCTTCATGCGCAGCTGGCGGCTCAAAATTCGCTTGCGCAGGCGAATGTTTTTGGGGGTTACCTCGATAAGCTCATCATCGGCGATAAACTCCAAGGATTCTTCGAGACTCATGTTGCGGTAGGGAATCAGGCGCAGAGCCTCATCCGAACCACTGGCCCGCATGTTGGTAACATGCTTTTTCTTGCAGACGTTAACAGTTAAATCCTCGGCCTTGGGGGAAAGGCCCACAATCATACCCTCGTAAACCGGTGTGCCGGGGCCGATGAACAAAACACCACGCTCCTGTGCGTTGTAGAGGCCGTAGGTTACTGCCTCACCGGGTTCAAAGGCAATAAGAGCGCCGGTACGCTGGGCGGCGATTTCACCCTTATGGGGCTTGTAGCTGTCAAACACCGAGCTGAGAATGCCTTCACCCTTGGTGTCGGTGAGGAATTCGTTGCGATAACCAAAGAGACCCCGGGAAGGAATAATAAACTCCAGACGCATCCGGCTGCCCTGAGGGGCCATGTGCATCAGCTCGCCCTTGCGGGGGCCCATTTTTTCCATGACAGCGCCCACGGCGGTTTCGGGGCAGTCAATGACCAGCTTTTCAAAGGGCTCGCATTTTACACCCTCAACCTCCCGGTAAAGAACACGGGGGGTGCTCACCTGAAATTCAAAGCCTTCACGGCGCATGGTTTCAATGAGGATAGAAAGATGCATCTCGCCACGGCCGGAAACATTAAAGCTCTCGGTGCTGTCGGTTTCGGCAACACGCAGCGAAACATCCTTGAGAAGTTCCCGGAACAACCGCTCACGCAGGTGGCGGGAGGTGACGAATTTACCCTCCTGACCGGCAAAAGGGCTATCGTTGACCGAAAAGGTCATTTCCACTGTGGGTTCAGAAATTTTTACAAAAGGTAGCGGCTCGGGCGCCGTCATGTTTCCACAAATGGTGTTGCCGATGTTGATATTTTCAAGGCCGGAGACACACACAATATCCCCCACCTTGGCAGAGGCGGTGGCCACACGGCTCAGTCCCTGAATTTCATAGAGATTTACCAGCTTGCCCCGATAGGGAGAGATGCTCTGGTGCCAGTCGCAGACCATGCATTCCTGCCCTTGGTTCAGAGTGCCGGCTTCAATGCGTCCAATGGCGATGCGCCCTACATATTCATTGTAGTCAATGGAGGAAACCAGCATTTGCAGAGGGACGGTATCGTCCCCTTCGGGTGCCGGAATGTAATCCAGAATGGTATCGAAAAGAACAGTGAGGTCTTCATCCTGTGAATCCACGCTCTTAGAAGCTGTGCCAGCACGGCCAGAGCAGTAAATAACCGGGCTGTAAAGCTGCTCTTCGTTGGCTTCCAGGTCCATTAACAGCTCCAGAACCTCACCCTCAATTTCCTGCGCACGGGCATCGGGGCGGTCCACTTTATTGACCACCACAATAACCCGGTGGCCTAGGTCTAGGGCCTTTTGCAGAACAAAACGTGTTTGGGGCATAGCGCCTTCAAAGGCATCCACCAAGAGAAGAACGCCGTTGACCATTTTCAGCACACGTTCCACTTCGCCGCCGAAATCAGCATGCCCGGGTGTATCCACAATGTTGATTTTGACTCCGTTATAGGTAACGGAGGTGTTTTTTGCCAAAATGGTAATGCCCCGCTCCCGCTCCAGGTCGCCGGAATCCATAACACGGTCGGCTACAACCTGGTTTTCACGGAAAGCGCCGCCCTGTTTGAGCATTTCATCCACCAGAGTGGTCTTGCCATGGTCGACGTGGGCAATAATTGCCACGTTGCGTAAATCTTCTCTAATCAAAAATTGATTTCCCCTTTTTTTTGAGTATCCTGTGAAACACAAAGATGACCGCACCCAGCAAATGAGTGCGGTTAAACAGACAGCCGGATTTTTCAACTCACCCAGTATACATGAAAATTGGCCGAAACACCAGCTTTTTTAAATAAATTTGGCTAATATAACGAAAATTTCCAATTCCGCCTAATGGTAAAACCGCATAACCGATAGAACTCGGCCCAATATTTCCACTTGCTCTGCGATAATTGGCTCAAAACTGGCATTTTCCGGCTGGAGCCGGTAATACCCTTTTTCTTTAAAAAACCGCTTTACAGTGGCTTCATCCTCGATTAGTGCCACAACAAGCTCGCCGTTGCGGGCAGTGGAGGTTTTTTCCACCACCACAATGTCGCCATCCAGAATGCCGGCCTCGATCATGCTTTCTCCCTTGATGTGCAGGGCAAATAAATCCTTGGAGCTGCCCTTGCCACGAAAAGGAATGTATTCTTCGATTTCTTCCACCGCCAAAATGGGATTGCCCGCCGTTACCGTGCCCAACAGCGGCACCCGAACCATAGCGGCACCGGGGAGACGAATGGTGCGGTTAAGCCCATCGTTTTTAAGAATATGTCCCTGCTGCTGGAGAGCAGCCAAATCGCTGTGTACGGTGGAGGTGGAGGGAATATGGAGAGCCTCGCATATTTCCCGGACTGTGGGGGAGGGGTGACCGGCCTCTTCGCATTCGGCCAGAAAACGTAAAATCTGTTCCCGCCGCTCCTGAACCCGTTTCATAGGAATCTTCCTTTCAAAAAGTGATCGGGATTTCCCCCGCTTATGAGAAAAACTGGTGTGTATTTTGAGTGAATTTGGCGAAAAAGAACCGATTTCCTCGAAATTTTAGCTTCATAAATTATCCAATCAATCTTTAAGGTTTATTTACACGCTGGTAACAACCCCGCCGAAAAAAAGAGTATAATAAAGCCATACCCTAAAGAAACGAAGCCGCAACGGTTCTTGGGTATTGATCGACCCTCCTCAAAAACACACCTCAAACAAATTGGTAGAATGGCCGCACTCCGGTGCGGCCATTCTACTGTTTTTTTAAAAAACAGCAGGGGGCTTCGCGCCTTTTGTTGAAAATAGGCTAGCTATTCTGGTTGCGATTGTGCCTGGTAAGCTGCACTTTCCCAGCGCCGACAGAGGCTATTTTCCTGTAACTTTATTTTTCTTGGCTTTATACGGTTGTTTTTTTCACTTCCGCACTCATGCCGTGCGGCTGGCACATCCTTTCTCCACGATGAGAAAGGATGCAAAGAATCGCCAAGGGGGCGCTCCCCCTTGGTACCCCCCAGATCCGAACTTGAGCTAACTATAACATTGGGGCTCGGTTCATGGTTGTATCCGTCACAATTCTCGCAAAATACTTAATTGTGTCAGCAAGCGAGGATTTTAAAGCCCCGAGGAGGTAAAGCCGATTTTCTTATAAACCTTTTCTATTGTGCGGTTGGCAACCGAGCAGGCGGCTAAAGCACTCTCTTTGTAGCATTGGGTGATATAGCCCTTATCCGCCGAAAGCTCTTTGAAGCGTTCCTGAATGGGGCGCAGATGCTCGGCAACCGCTTCACCCACCGCTGTTTTAAAGTCGCCGTAGCCTTTGCCTTCAAAATCCAAAGCAATTTGCTCCATGGTTTTGCCGGTTACCAGCGAATAAATGGTCATCAGATTGTTGATGCCGTCCTTGCCCTCCCCGTACATAACCTGTGTATCCGAATCGGTGACTGCGCTGCGGAATTTTTTCACGATGGTTCCCGGCTCGTCCAGAATGGAGACAAAAGCCTTGGGGTTGGCATCCGACTTGGACATTTTTTGAGTGGGGTTAGCCAGCGACATAATCTTGGAGCCTTCCTTGGGGATATAAGGCTCAGGAACGGTAAAGGTGTTGCCATAAATACCGTTGAAACGTTCGGCAATGTTGCGGGAAAGCTCCAGATGCTGCTTCTGGTCGGCACCCACCGGCACCAGATCAGCCTGATAAAGCAAAATATCCGCAGCTTGCAGCACCGGATAGGTGAAAAGCCCGGCGTTGATGTTTTCGGGGTGGCTGGCGGATTTATCCTTAAATTGGGTCATACGGCCCAGCTCACCATAGGGGGTAAAGCAGCCCAGCACCCAGTTCAGCTCGGCGTGGGCGGAGACATGGCTCTGCACAAACAGGATGCTTTTCTGGGGGTCAATGCCGCAGGCCATCAGCAGGGCATAAGCCCGCAGAACGTTTTCACGCAGCACCTTAGGGTCCTGCCGGATGGTGATGGAATGCATATCCACCACACTATAAATGCAGCGGTAATCCTCTTGCAAGGCTACCCAGTTTTTAATGGCACCCATATAATTCCCCAGAGTCATGACTCCGGTGGGCTGAATACCGGAAAAGATAACCGGCTTTTTAACAGATGGAGACTGCTCCATAACAAAATCACTCCTGCTTTTACTTTTTCAGTGCCTGCGTAAGCCTTCCGATGCCTTCAACAATCTGTTCATCGGTGGGGGTGGAAAAATTCAGCCGGAAGGAAGAGGTGGGTGTATTCATCTGGGCACAGAAGGTGGAACCGGGCACCACGCACACCTTATGATCCCGAACCAAACAGGTGGCCAGTTCATCGGTGTTTTCCATGCCGGGCATGGTGGCCCAAATGAACAAGCCGCCCTGAGGTCGTGTAAGCTCCAGCATGTTTCCGAGAGAGCGATCCAGCTCCGAAAGCATCAGGGAGCATTTGCGGGCATAGACGGTGCGCAGATTAGCCAGATGGCTTTCCATATCACATTGAGTAATAAAGTAGTAGGCCAGCATTTGAGAAAGCATGCTGGAGTGGACATCGGTGCACTGCTTGGCCACCACCAGCCTGCCCATAAGTCCTTGAGGAGCACAGGCAATACCCACCCGGATACCGGGCGAAAGAATCTTGGAGAAGGTGCCGGCGTAGATCACTCGGCCATCGGTATCCATAGATTTAATGGTAGGCAGAGGCTCCCCTGCAAAACGCAGATCACCATAGGGGTTATCCTCTAAAATAATGGTGTTGTATTTTTGGGCAAGGGCATAGCAGGCCTTGCGTTTCTCAAGGCTCATGGTGATGCCCGTTGGGTTTTGAAAGTTGGGAATCAGATAGATAAAGCGAGTATTCGGGTTGGCCTTTAAAGCATCTTCCAGCTTTTCGATGGAGATACCATCGGATTCCACATCCACTCCCACCAAACGGGTGTTGTAAGAGCGGAAGGCGTTGAGGGCCCCGATGAAGGAAGGATTCTCGCAGATAACGGCATCCCCTTCGTTGCACAGCACCTTGCAGGTCAGGTCTATGGTCTGCTGGGCGCCCGAAACAATAAACAGATCATCGATTGAAGGATCAAAGGATTGATACCGCTCAGCCAAGAACTTTTTCATATAATCGCGCAAAGGTATATACCCTTCGCTTAGGCCATATTGCAGAGCCAGATAAGGGTTATCTTCCAGCAGCTCCCGGGTCAGACGTTTGATTTCTTCCACAGGCAGTGCCTCAGAGGAGGGGCTGCCCGCAGCCAGTGAAATCACCGCGGGATCGGCGGCGTATTTGAACATTTCCCGGATAGCCGAAGGCTTCAGCCCAGCCATCTTTTCTGAAATTGTATATTCCATCACAAGGCTCCTTTTTCCGGTCAGGCCGTTTTGCGTCAGCTCTGATTTTTATTTATATAGTATAGCACAGCTTGCCGGGGATTCCAATACTTTACAGGAACAAACATTCAACACAAAAGCCGATACCTCCCAGAATTCTGAGAGATACCGGCAGGCAAATGCGCAGCAAGAGAAGAGGACAGTGCTCTAGGGGTTACATGGCCAGAACGCCGCTTTCGGTTTCCATCAGCACAAGAATCTGCTCCTCGGCTCCGGTCTGGACATTGACATAAACCAGAATGTTGCCGCCCTCGGCGTTTTTGGTCTTGAATTCATAGGTTAGCACTTCGTTTTTTCCACCAGTAGGAATCAGGGCAAGGCCGGTGCTCTGCACCTCTAAAAGCGGGCTGATGGATTTGGAGGCTTCCTCCACAGTCAGGGTAGGCTCCGGCAGCTCACGCTGGGTGTGGTTGTTCACAAAGCCTCGGGCATCATAGAATACAATCTGGCCGTTATCCATGGCCACGCCTACCTTAATCAGATCGGTGTAGCAGAGAACATCCCCATCTTTATAAGCAAAGTTAATGGTGCATATTCCCCCAGAAATTTCATAGTAGGTTTCCTCCATGTTTTCCAGATTGTGTCCACGGAGGAACTCGAGAGCCTTTTGCCGGGCAGTATCATGGGTTAAGGTGTTATCACCAATTTCACGGGAGGATACGATATAGGTTACAAAGCCGCCTGCCTTGGTAACAGCCGCATAATATTCCTTGCCGCCAAAGGTATAGGAGGGCATCCTTGATTTTTCCTCGCTGGACTGGGTGAAAAGGGCGGCATCGATTTTGGCGTAGGCGGCAGCCTTATCCCGGGCCTCATCCTGACTGATTTCATTCATTCCCTTTGTCATCTGGGGGTCCTTTTCCAGAATGTTATCCGAGAAGGGGCCGTCGTAAATCAGGGTGGGGTAGCCGGTCATACCGTCCTCCACTGCCTTGAAGCCAACAGAGGTGCCTTCCTCCAAGGTGCTTTCGGGCAGCTCCAGAGCCTTTTCCAGCACATAGCCATCCAGCAGCTCCTGTACCGAAATCTGCCCCGAGCGCAGCAGCGCTTCCATATAGGAAACCTGCTCGTTGAGTATTTTGGCGTGCTCCAGCAGGGCCTTGTAGCTGGCCCGCTCCTCATCGGAGATTTGCTGCTGTTGGCCGGCCTTTTTGGCTAGAAACATGGAGTAATCCCCCACCTGCGAAAGAAAGCGGTAGGTGTTTTCCATTTGGAATTCCCCGGCAGGCAAAGAGGCAAACGCCGCCTTGGCTGTGCCGGAGTTTTTGAGAATTTTGGCCGAGAGAGCGGAGATTTGAGCCGGCGTGCCCGCATAGCTGGTTTTTTCCAGATCGGTGATGATGCTGTTAAGCTGGCTTGAAAGCTCCTGCAAGGAACGGGTATAGCTTTGCTCCACCTGCCGCTGGTAACGGTCAACACGGATATATTGGTTGATCAGCCCCCCGAACAGGGCGAGCACGAGAGCGCAGGTGAACGAAACAGTGCGGACAAGCTGGCGCTTTGTAAAGGACATAAAGGCAGTTTCCTCCTTTTTGGGATGGTGTTGCTTTCTATCCATTAGGTTTGCCCGGAGATGCCAATATATGTGCCAGAGTATGGCAATTTTTTGAGCCTGTATTTTTCGTTGAATATAAAGCGGCAAAGGTGTATAATATGGAGCATAATGCAACCTTCCCGCACAAAAGGGCAAACGAAAAGAAGGCATGTCTTTTTATCCGTAGTTTTTCCGAAGTCGAATTGATTTCGACGCAGGAATTCCGCTTTTGCGCCGTGGCGGCGCAATCCGGGGGGAATATGGGGGGTATTGGATACCCCCCATAGAGGGTGTAGACAAAAGTCTACACCCTCTAGCATAATGGCATGGTGCCGCCACTGAGATGCACAGTCAAAAAAACGTTTTAAACAGGAGGAACAGGCCCTTGGCAGAGATTTATCTGGATAATTGCGCCACCACCCGGGTGGATGAAAGGGTGGCGCAGCTGATGCTGGACTGCATGACCCGGTGCTATGGGAACCCTTCCTCCCTGCATCCCTTGGGAACACAGGCCGCCCTTGCGCTGGAAAAGGCCGGGCAGCAGGTGGCAAAGGCACTTGGCTGCAGGGAGGATGAGGTGCTTTTCACTTCCGGCGGAACCGAGGCCAACAATCTGGCTCTGCTGGGGGCGGCCGAGGCTATGAAACGCCGGGGCAACAAAATTGTGGCCACTGCTTGGGAGCACTCCTCCATTCTGGAGCCCCTGCGGCAGCTGGAGCAGGCAGGCTTTGCGGTTACCCTGATTTCCCCTGAGCCGGATGGGCATATCAGCCCACAGAAGCTGGCGGAAGCGGTGAATGAGCAGACCATTTTGCTCAGCTGCATGCTGGTCAACAGTGAGGTGGGGGCCGTTGCTCCCATTGCTGAAATTGCCCGGCTGGCCAAAGCGAAAAATCCCCGGCTGCTGGTGCACTGCGATGGGGTGCAGGGCTTTGGTAAGCTGCCCTTTAACGTGACCAAGTGGGGTGTGGATTTGGTCACGGTCAGTGGCCACAAGATTCACGGGCCCAAAGGGGTGGGTGCTCTGTATATCCGCAAGGGGGTTCGGGTTCTGCCCCGGGTCTTCGGCGGCAGCCAGCAGAAAAAGCTGCGGCCCGGCACCGAGAACATGCCCGGCATCTGCGGCATGGGCCTTGCGGCGGAGCTGGCCTGCGCAAATTTGGAGGAAAGCTTCTGCCATGTTACCGCTTTGAAGGAAAGCTTTTTGGAAAACCTAAAAAAAATCCCGGGACTTTGCAGTAATTCACCCATTGATGCGACACCTTATATTGTGAACATATCGGTGCCCGGCTACCGGTCGGAAACCCTGCTCCACTTTCTGGGGGCAAGGGGGATTTGTGTCTCCAGCGGCTCGGCCTGCTCCAAGGGAGCCAAAAGCCATGTGCTGGTGAGTATGGGCCTGCCGGATGCGGTGATTGACAACGCTTTGCGGGTCAGCCTGTGCGCCCATACCACAGAGGAAGAACTAAATGCCTTTGTTTCCGGTTTAGGGGAGGCTGTGGAAAGCCTTGCCGGCATTAAAAAATAGAACCAAGGAAAGGATCAGCACTCCCATGAAGGAACTGATTTTACTTAAAAGCGGCGAGATCGCTCTCAAGGGCCTCAACCGGGCCAGCTTTGAGGATATGCTCATTAAAAACGCCAAATACAGTCTTTCCGATTTGGGAAGATTTAAATTCTATAAAGCCCAATCCGCTCTTTATTGCGAACCTACCGAGGAAGGGCAGGATTTGGACGAGGTTATGGTTCGCCTTTCCCGGGTATTCGGCTTTGCTGGGCTTTCCCGGGCGCTGATTGTGGAAAAGGATTTTGACGCTATCCGGGCGGCGGCACCTAACTATCTGCGGGAAACCCTTATGGCCGCCCGCACTTTTAAGGTGCAGGCCAAGCGTTCGGATAAAAAGTTTCCGTTCAATTCCCCCCATATCTGCCGGGAGCTGGGCGGCGATCTGCTGGAGCACTTCCCCCACCTGAAGGTGGATGTGGAAAACCCGCAGGTGACCGTGACTGTGGAGGTGCGGGATTTTGCCGCTTACATCCACACCGATCAGCAGCCGGGTGCAGGCGGTATACCCGTAGGCTCTGGCGGGCGGGCGGCACTGCTGGTTTCCGGCGGGATTGACAGCCCTGTGGCCGGCTATATGATGGCCAAGCGGGGGCTGAAAATCATTGGCGTCCATTTCGCAAGCCCGCCTTATACCAGCGACCGGGCCTTGCTTAAAGTGGAAAAGCTTTGTGAAATCACCAGCGACTATCTGGGCCGGGTTCGCCTGCATGTGGTTCCCTTCACCCGGATTCAAGAGGAAATCAAGGATAAATGCCCCGAGGATTATTTCACGCTGGTCATGCGCCGGTATATGATGAAAATCGCCACCATCATTGCACAATCGGAGGATTGTGGGGCTCTTGTCACCGGCGAAAGCTTGGGGCAGGTTGCCAGCCAGACCGTTCAGGCGCTGGCCTGCACCGATGAATCGGCCGGATTGCCGGTTCTGCGCCCGGTGATCGGTATGGATAAGGAAGAAATTATCCGCATTGCCCGGCATATTGATACCTTTGAAACCTCGATTCTGCCCTATGAAGATTGCTGCACCGTGTTCACCCCCCGTCATCCCCGCACCAAGCCCAAGCTGGCCGATCTGCTGGCTGTGGAGCAAAAGCTGGATGAAGAAGCCCTGATCCGGGAGGCTGTGGAAGGCACTGTGCTCAAAACCCTTTACCGCAAGTAAGTCTTTTCCTTCTCTTGATCGAAAAGGCTGCTCCAATAAATGGCCGCTTTTAAAAGGGCGGCACGCATTGCCCAATATGTATGTAGGAGGTACCCTAGGAGTGGTAGCTGAGATTGTATTAATCCCCTCTTCCGACAGCCTGTCTCTGGAGGAATGCGCCCAGATAACAGCCCGGGGCCTTGGCGCCATCGGAATCAAGGTGCGCCCGGAGACCAGTGTCTGCAAAGGAAAAGTGGAACTTCAAAGAGCAGTGGCCAAGGCTCTTGGCCGCAGCAATGTGGTTGTTGCCATCGGCGGTATGGACAGTCGCACCGATTACCTGACCAAATCGGTGATCAGCGGCGGTCTGGGGCTTCCCCTCACCACCGATGCCCGCTGCCTTGAAGCCATAAGAACCTATTGCCGCCGCACAGGCGAGCCCTTTTCCAGCGCGGAATCCGCTTTGGCCCAGCTCCCCAAAGGGGCTGTGGTTTTTGCACCCCAATATGGGAAAGTACCGGGATGTGCTCTTTCCGCCGGCAAGCAGCACATTATTATGATGCCCGATAACAAGCAGG is a window from the Oscillospiraceae bacterium MB08-C2-2 genome containing:
- the lexA gene encoding transcriptional repressor LexA, with the translated sequence MPMKRVQERREQILRFLAECEEAGHPSPTVREICEALHIPSTSTVHSDLAALQQQGHILKNDGLNRTIRLPGAAMVRVPLLGTVTAGNPILAVEEIEEYIPFRGKGSSKDLFALHIKGESMIEAGILDGDIVVVEKTSTARNGELVVALIEDEATVKRFFKEKGYYRLQPENASFEPIIAEQVEILGRVLSVMRFYH
- the ypeB gene encoding germination protein YpeB, yielding MSFTKRQLVRTVSFTCALVLALFGGLINQYIRVDRYQRQVEQSYTRSLQELSSQLNSIITDLEKTSYAGTPAQISALSAKILKNSGTAKAAFASLPAGEFQMENTYRFLSQVGDYSMFLAKKAGQQQQISDEERASYKALLEHAKILNEQVSYMEALLRSGQISVQELLDGYVLEKALELPESTLEEGTSVGFKAVEDGMTGYPTLIYDGPFSDNILEKDPQMTKGMNEISQDEARDKAAAYAKIDAALFTQSSEEKSRMPSYTFGGKEYYAAVTKAGGFVTYIVSSREIGDNTLTHDTARQKALEFLRGHNLENMEETYYEISGGICTINFAYKDGDVLCYTDLIKVGVAMDNGQIVFYDARGFVNNHTQRELPEPTLTVEEASKSISPLLEVQSTGLALIPTGGKNEVLTYEFKTKNAEGGNILVYVNVQTGAEEQILVLMETESGVLAM
- the trpS gene encoding tryptophan--tRNA ligase, yielding MEQSPSVKKPVIFSGIQPTGVMTLGNYMGAIKNWVALQEDYRCIYSVVDMHSITIRQDPKVLRENVLRAYALLMACGIDPQKSILFVQSHVSAHAELNWVLGCFTPYGELGRMTQFKDKSASHPENINAGLFTYPVLQAADILLYQADLVPVGADQKQHLELSRNIAERFNGIYGNTFTVPEPYIPKEGSKIMSLANPTQKMSKSDANPKAFVSILDEPGTIVKKFRSAVTDSDTQVMYGEGKDGINNLMTIYSLVTGKTMEQIALDFEGKGYGDFKTAVGEAVAEHLRPIQERFKELSADKGYITQCYKESALAACSVANRTIEKVYKKIGFTSSGL
- the thiI gene encoding tRNA uracil 4-sulfurtransferase ThiI, with amino-acid sequence MKELILLKSGEIALKGLNRASFEDMLIKNAKYSLSDLGRFKFYKAQSALYCEPTEEGQDLDEVMVRLSRVFGFAGLSRALIVEKDFDAIRAAAPNYLRETLMAARTFKVQAKRSDKKFPFNSPHICRELGGDLLEHFPHLKVDVENPQVTVTVEVRDFAAYIHTDQQPGAGGIPVGSGGRAALLVSGGIDSPVAGYMMAKRGLKIIGVHFASPPYTSDRALLKVEKLCEITSDYLGRVRLHVVPFTRIQEEIKDKCPEDYFTLVMRRYMMKIATIIAQSEDCGALVTGESLGQVASQTVQALACTDESAGLPVLRPVIGMDKEEIIRIARHIDTFETSILPYEDCCTVFTPRHPRTKPKLADLLAVEQKLDEEALIREAVEGTVLKTLYRK
- a CDS encoding Rrf2 family transcriptional regulator, with the translated sequence MKVSTKGRYALRMLLDLAENKDKGFIALKDIAERQNISKKYLEHIVSLLGQSNVLRANRGYQGGYMLAQEPSEYTVGQILRITEGSFVPVACMEDEPNRCDRKDFCMTLPVWEGLGRVMEDYLNHITLQDILDSANQRQDAALAHE
- a CDS encoding cysteine desulfurase family protein, with the protein product MAEIYLDNCATTRVDERVAQLMLDCMTRCYGNPSSLHPLGTQAALALEKAGQQVAKALGCREDEVLFTSGGTEANNLALLGAAEAMKRRGNKIVATAWEHSSILEPLRQLEQAGFAVTLISPEPDGHISPQKLAEAVNEQTILLSCMLVNSEVGAVAPIAEIARLAKAKNPRLLVHCDGVQGFGKLPFNVTKWGVDLVTVSGHKIHGPKGVGALYIRKGVRVLPRVFGGSQQKKLRPGTENMPGICGMGLAAELACANLEESFCHVTALKESFLENLKKIPGLCSNSPIDATPYIVNISVPGYRSETLLHFLGARGICVSSGSACSKGAKSHVLVSMGLPDAVIDNALRVSLCAHTTEEELNAFVSGLGEAVESLAGIKK
- a CDS encoding PLP-dependent aminotransferase family protein; this translates as MEYTISEKMAGLKPSAIREMFKYAADPAVISLAAGSPSSEALPVEEIKRLTRELLEDNPYLALQYGLSEGYIPLRDYMKKFLAERYQSFDPSIDDLFIVSGAQQTIDLTCKVLCNEGDAVICENPSFIGALNAFRSYNTRLVGVDVESDGISIEKLEDALKANPNTRFIYLIPNFQNPTGITMSLEKRKACYALAQKYNTIILEDNPYGDLRFAGEPLPTIKSMDTDGRVIYAGTFSKILSPGIRVGIACAPQGLMGRLVVAKQCTDVHSSMLSQMLAYYFITQCDMESHLANLRTVYARKCSLMLSELDRSLGNMLELTRPQGGLFIWATMPGMENTDELATCLVRDHKVCVVPGSTFCAQMNTPTSSFRLNFSTPTDEQIVEGIGRLTQALKK
- the typA gene encoding translational GTPase TypA translates to MIREDLRNVAIIAHVDHGKTTLVDEMLKQGGAFRENQVVADRVMDSGDLERERGITILAKNTSVTYNGVKINIVDTPGHADFGGEVERVLKMVNGVLLLVDAFEGAMPQTRFVLQKALDLGHRVIVVVNKVDRPDARAQEIEGEVLELLMDLEANEEQLYSPVIYCSGRAGTASKSVDSQDEDLTVLFDTILDYIPAPEGDDTVPLQMLVSSIDYNEYVGRIAIGRIEAGTLNQGQECMVCDWHQSISPYRGKLVNLYEIQGLSRVATASAKVGDIVCVSGLENINIGNTICGNMTAPEPLPFVKISEPTVEMTFSVNDSPFAGQEGKFVTSRHLRERLFRELLKDVSLRVAETDSTESFNVSGRGEMHLSILIETMRREGFEFQVSTPRVLYREVEGVKCEPFEKLVIDCPETAVGAVMEKMGPRKGELMHMAPQGSRMRLEFIIPSRGLFGYRNEFLTDTKGEGILSSVFDSYKPHKGEIAAQRTGALIAFEPGEAVTYGLYNAQERGVLFIGPGTPVYEGMIVGLSPKAEDLTVNVCKKKHVTNMRASGSDEALRLIPYRNMSLEESLEFIADDELIEVTPKNIRLRKRILSRQLRMKAK